DNA sequence from the Procambarus clarkii isolate CNS0578487 chromosome 9, FALCON_Pclarkii_2.0, whole genome shotgun sequence genome:
TTGATTACACCACACTTAAACTGGCATTATATGGAAGGGAGACCCTTGGCTGGCAACACGACATTAGATATAAACAAAGAGCGTAGCTGGGAcgcagagaagattacccagctggcgaccaggaAATCAAGTTGAGAACTGAGGTTATGGCCGGTGGTCCGGCAAAACTTTACATGTGCAGGTGGGCAGACCTGGTTGGGGAGTCGCgcattgcaggatcgagctcaagTAGTGTGCgctgggccttctcctctcccccttggATCCAAGGTCCAGTAGTGGTGACCGGACTTGAGGCATGACTTGGAGAGCTCCCTGGGGATGATGCATGGTATCCTAGTAGAGGGAGAGAAGACCCGCGGTGTGGGGTTACAGGTCTAGTAGCATGATTCCCCCGCTGTTTAACTGTAACCCAcgtaacacaaggccaaggtgagGGACGAGTGACAAGTACAtaaccccagcctgtacatttctcgtgacaagtacatgaccccagcctgtacatttctcgtgacagtacatgaccccagcatgtacatttctcgtgacaagtacatgaccccagcctgtacatttctcgtgacaagtacatgaccccagcctgtacatttctcgtgacagtacatgaccccagcctgtacatttctcgtgacagtatatgaccccagcatgtacatttctcgtgacagtatgtgaccccagcatgtacatttctcgtgactgtatatgaccccagcatgtacatttctcgtgacagtatatgaccccagagtgtacatttctcgtgacagtatatgaccccagagtgtacatttctcgtgacagtatatgaccccagagtgtacatttctcgtgacagtatatgaccccagagtgtacatttctcgtgacagtatatgaccccagagtgtacatttctcgtgacagtatatgacaccatcccgtacatttctcgtgacagtatatgaccccagagtgtacatttctcgtgacagtatatgaccccagagtgtacatttctcgtgacagtatatgacaccatcccgtacatttctcgtgacagtatatgaccccagcatgtacatttctcgtgacagtatatgaccccagcatgtacatttctcgtgacagtatatgaccccagcatgtacatttctcgtgacagtatatgaccccagcatgtacatttctcgtgacagtatatgaccccagcatgtacatttctcgtgactatatatgaccccagcatgtacatttctcgtgacagtatatgaccccagagtgtacatttctcgtgactgtaTATGACCCCAGATTGTACATTTCTACCAGATCTGTTTGAACCTCTGGAAGGCGAAGCCCTCTTAGGAGCTTTACTATTGATTCTCTTTCTAATTGCATAATTTCTAATTtcactgtggtgtctgttttTTTTATCTTAGACTGACCCTGAGATATTATCGTTCTTTCTTTTAGTATTATCCTCATAGTTTGTTGTTTTATTGTCTGTGAATTTGAAATTTGAGACCAGCATTCATCATCTTTTTTTCCACTGCAATGTTCATACTGACAATTTGTTACAGGGTTCAGGTTTTCGAGTTTTGTCTTAATGGTTGATAGCCTCTCCTGGTACAATACATCAATTGTCTCCTTCCTTTGAGGTTTGTTCATGTCATCTGCcaactttcatattttatttatgttCCTACTTTACAACTATCTCTTGTGTTTTACATCTAACTTCTCTCAAGTTATTCTTATTTTCTCCAGTTCCTTCTGCCAAAAGCTTTTAGCTTCCAAGTCATGTTTCATTATCTCTAATGGCGCTGTTCTCACTCAGTTGTCGCCTCCCTGATTCTGAAATTCCGTAGTTCCTCTCAAAGTTTTGACATTTTGCTTCAAAATTTCTCAATTAAATCCTTTATCAGTTTCTTGCAGTCATCCTTGAACATTATTATCATCTGATTCCATCTATGACGGGACTCGTCACACTGCTCtttatttgctccaaaatatcttCAATCTCAATTTTATTCAAATTTTTTGCATTCACCATTGTctttgaggaaagagagagaagggagaggaggaggtggtgtagctttgctactaagagaacgttggagtttcgaagagatggtaattcagaactgtgaaggttccagtgactacatatcaggcaccatactaactggaggacagaaaattatagtagtagtcatatataagcccccaccgaatgacagaagacccagacaggaaaatGATAGAATCAACTTGGCCACAATCAATAtagtagagagagcagcttctgaggCTAGCAGgaccggatccagactactaatcatggaagacttcaaccatgggaagatagattgggggaacagagagccACATGGAGgctcagacacatggagagctaagctgctagatgtggcaacaagaaactttctaagtcaacacgtcaagggaccgacaagaatgagaggtggggatgaaccagccttgcttgatctgatattaaccctaaatgagtcggatatagggGAAGTAAAGTTGGAAGCCcaattgggaatgagtgatcatagtgtattgagctttgagtacctggttgagctaggaattatcacccccaaaaaagaacttggaaccaaagggctggcgaaccgaaagggaaactatgaggagatgaataattttctatgggatatacattgggacacagaactcggaaccaagtccgtacaagacatgatagactatgtcacccaaaaatgtcaggaggctgtaagcagatttgtcccagcccgacaggaaaaaacagagaagcaaaggaagaatccgtggtttaataaggaatgtatgaaagcaaaggagctgaacaaaagggcatggaggaacttccgtaataacagaacaccagaaagtagagagagataccagagaagcaggaacgagtatgttagtgtgagaagagcagctgagaaaacgtATAAAAATGATATAACTAATAAagacaagaccgaaccaaagctactacacagtcacatcaggaggaagacaacagtgaaggaacaggtgatgaaacttagggtgggcaaggacaggtacacagagaatgacaaagaggtgtgtgaagtactcaaaaaaaggttccaggaggtatttacaatagaacagggagaagtcacgctgCTAGGAgaagtggcagcaaaccaggtgaccttggaaaggttcgaaattacaagagatgaggtcaagaagcacctattggagctggatgtgagaaaagctgttgggccggatggaatctcaccatgggtattgaaagagtgtgcaggagtactttgcttgccactctccatagtgtatagtaggtcactggaaacgggagacctaccagaaatatggaagattgctaatgttgtaccaatatacaaaaagggtaacagacaagaggcactgaactacaggccagtgtccttaacttgtataccatgcaaggtgatggagaagattgtgagaaaaaacctagtaacacatctggagagaagagacttcgtgacaacccatcaacatgggttcagggagggtaaatcttgccttacaggcttgatagaattctatgatcaggtgacaaagattaagcaagaaagagaaggatgggcggattgcatttttttggactgtcggaaaccctttgacacagaaccccataaaaggttcatgcataagctggagaaacaggcaggagtaactggtactggtagggctctccagtggataagagagtacctaatattatagactgtgggttggttggtgttgtcgtcgttgatccttctctatggacaacccaacccacaactcggcagagtgcttatactaggagatcacccttggcgcttctggctcttggagaggggctcaacgtcacacgtttaggggatgcggctccaacacttagcctcgttgtcacgtgcacacacccactcgagccgctgtgactccccactctctccttatgagatatgatctcctcaatcccctatgacttactagtattacctcctaccctgtccacagcagtggttcgtggttcttcctctctctctctccttctttactacctcctgggaagcctcactaggacaggggcaaaacaccagcaaattgtgacacatttactgaacaaagcacatacacgatacatacacacatataataataatgaatcctatactctataatatcacaatcaggttgcactccaacaccatcagaactctattatcagcttatcaagtggtatcctacctcctggttcaccacctgatactattaacctcctcaagttgatcaagcctacacactgttgcaccatcagcaagataacatatatatatatagaaaatcagcatttgaatgcaataacatataccagtataaatgttcattgatacttcagtataaaaaactccttggcataaggatgccaacagtcactcacctctcactgcgtcttgcacgctactgacaaccaaacactatcaactccctataagtaatccaccagaacttccccttccacctctggaagttcacaaccctaatatccttaggttcttccaggcttcactaccaggatcctctgcagctcctccaggctgctatcatgaagtttccttgtgcaactacggtgcttcacccttctgttaggttcttccacagctctcttggctgctacaccacctctacagaagcacgtgacactcctcttcactgctgcttctcctcacagctcgaggtcctctgctccactacctttggagtctcatcaattacttcatctgctggcttcgaagttctcagcaacttcttccccaaagacaaacctgcaacccatcgacgttccaataaaatgttcccctttaacacataaacaaaaataaccacacaatatgcttgcctcaaacctctatctgttctctacatacagtgagagtggactcccccgttttgggcgggtccatactccacctcgcctggcggcggcgtcctcactcgctgggagggtcttcctccatccggagccaggctccctcagtcgtccgccagcgctcggagggggcggacgtcgctccgtgctcctccctcttcactctcctatttcaggccttctgccttattaaaacatgtctaacttataaataaacatcgctactgtcgctgggcacacgaccaactacaatgcaatcactatgaactggcgtatatcgtgcttaccacagattaactggtcgagggcgcttttcctctgacggcgtctggtcagggcgctccacacagcccacaataatgcttctgggcgatttaatatctgctcgtcgaccaggacttgagaccacaacgttcccagctcgattccacagctggtacgtccgcacacttctcttctcttcgagatatatcactaggggttcccttctggcgggagctcaaacggagcgcggcttccccctgcgatgtctggcactcaagtgaggtcaaggtcctccggaagcgagcctcacgcctccagcaaaatgtccacatctcctagcccgtcatttatctattttcttctgcattgcccataatctcaaactgttacacatatccaagcaactattttacatatgcgttatcacctcaatacttgctagaccttctagttaggtcaggcttgctgaataactctcaagaagggagactcgtttctcctgtaggctgagatcataacactcccctccccttatttttgagagttattccagtggcaaagctcgggataatacatccgccaccacactgtctcgttcttcacccgatatactctcttaggagtctacaattagttcgttgctccttgcaacatccggctcacaactctccagaaacatggtcttctcacaaacgatttgacttctctggcacctcttggctaggctgtcctccttggacgcctgcaatccattggcccactctacttactgtctccaccctccgtttcctcgtcttcttctcttcccgtccagagtcagacatctactgtctgtacctcctctgtcgtctttaccgacgattctccctttcgtctcctcatttatccgagacatcgtcctgtttgacttccatcgagtcctcggctttcttctatccctccatgcttgtatcatcatcctcttcccacatctctcacctctatacaattccctttcttctccttcaactcttcttcgttccctaaaggtttcttcgggcactgtactacatccaacagcattcgaccgtacgcgtcgtcttgcctctcccagagtgctcgtaagcatctctccacacatactgtctcttctcctttcattttctcggctattactcttcttcactatcttttcttcacgtttcctgtggaacatgtcaactcctgacatctcccacaacttaactccattatccatatgcctctgtgctcgtggaccacttgacgatctactcccgtcctcagtatgtccacatcttccctcattcatactcagcacagttgcattaaccttccgacccttaatttcagcagtctgggctctactcaggtccgctctcttcacatgattcttcttcggctgggccatcttcacttttgacctcaccgagacttcatttgcctgggctggaccttcatcaaacagccgtgctatatctacatcgatctcttccactggctgaatcgacactgtctcaccttctccagtgtcttcctcgtcggccaactctgccttcgtcactaccgagacagggtactcaatggcttggcggtctcctgactcatcccctcggatgtcagtcaggttcacactctcaggtgtcccacacgtgccgtggccttctgggcactcctctggcacagtctccgctatgactcttggcaacacctttgtcccgcacaagtcattccccaagatcacttggactcctggaataggtatgtcggggcatactcccaacatcacctctgccgacacatattccgaccttagctggacagtacatacgggcatgtcactctccgacaataacccatatactctcatcttcccactgccagctaaccgtcgatcattcccaatcaggcttctcgtaatcaagctctgattagctccggtatctcttaagataccaacttctacctcaggttggcctcttatactgatccaacctttgctcatgaacggcctatacctctcgttcactaagttcgctttctgtggtttgtcttcgaacacattagtatatttactttgggggtcacacatggccagggtcacaactcttttgccctgcctacaatctcgcatcacgtgacccaatccgttacaattgtaacatctcatctgggaaaaatctctcctatgcgtaccagagtagctctgactctgcccactcacatgagaattcctcgggccaggtacactacttgcactctgtggggttctactggactcttgatttccaggataacgattagtttcttgtttagctcctccatcctcactttcagatgaagtgcgcgacctactcttctgagttttagggtacttacttttatctgcccatttatcaaaatttttctcaccccagactcctctgggtctctcataatttcttcctccccagactccattggatctgccattgctgcgtctcgcctcgcttctcactctgttctccctcaagctcttgtatgcttcagtaatcatatccgccctatctgcggcatctttcacctcctttatccctgcttcttggatcttgaactttgtttcgggatgcatcatctccaagaacttctccatgaccatcagttgcttcaggtcagcgtaagatccaactccagcagcctcaatccacttctggaatcgtctttccagatctcttgctgtctcagcaaacgtacatgctccaactttgatcatttctctgaagcgcttcctataagcttctggggttaactgaaacgagcgcaatatgctgctctttactgtggcgtaatcttgGCACTCTTCCagcgacaattgggtgtatgcctccctggctgcaccggtcaatcttaactggaccagctgggcccattcctcctgtggccactccttgatgctggctactttttcaaagtgctcgaaaaagctctctgcctcttcgggaacaaacaagggaatgtccttctccctaaccctaacatctggtgggtgtgatacctgggtggtgctctctggcaacccatgttcaatcctctgctcagccaaggttctattcgcttctatctgcatttgttttgttctctctttttctttttcgacctgggctttttctttttcgacctgggctttttctttttctacttccaacctggttttctctttttctacttccagcctggttttctctttttctacttccagcctggttttctctttttccttctcggcttcatttttcatctggagttctaatttcatcttttccagctggaactgtctctccttgtcctcacgctgcatctggagctctaactggaatctctccaagctcctattccggctactcctgctactgcggctactcttgctgctcctactcgatccctgggatctcacttcatcctgcccatcatcctcctttccactttcagctcctttttgggctccttgctctgccgcttcacttctggctcttaactgcctcaggatctcatccttcatcccagctactttagatgctttcaacctgatgccacatttttctgctatttgtttcaattgatccctcgtgcaaccttctaaatcctcaggcttgcctgactccacaaacgcttgcaccttatccatcttgtcctgtgagtcttcccaagagagagagtatacacctgcggtcacacagtttacctatttcagcaagggtgtacaaatccactcttggacagggtgtgggtgtgtcagttcactatcccggacaggcccccaatttattatagactgtgggttggttggtgttgtcgtcgttgatccttctctatggacaacccaacccacaactcggcagagtgcttatactaggagatcacccttggcgcttctggctcttggagaggggctcaacgtcacacgtttaggggatgcggctccaacacttagcctcgttgtcacgtgcacacacccactcgagccgctgtgactccccactctctccttatgagatatgatctcctcaatcccctatgacttactagtattacctcctaccctgtccacagcagtggttcgtggttcttcctctctctctctccttctttactacctcctgggaagcctcactaggacaggggcaaaacaccagcaaattgtgacacatttactgaacaaagcacatacacgatacatacacacatataataataatgaatcctatactctataatatcacaatcaggttgcactccaacaccatcagaactctattatcagcttatcaagtggtatcctacctcctggttcaccacctgatactattaacctcctcaagttgatcaagcctacacactgttgcaccatcagcaagataacatatatatatatagaaaatcagcatttgaatgcaataacatataccagtataaatgttcattgatacttcagtataaaaaactccttggcataaggatgccaacagtcactcacctctcactgcgtcttgcacgctactgacaaccaaacactatcaactccctataagtaatccaccagaacttccccttccacctctggaagttcacaaccctaatatccttaggttcttccaggcttcactaccaggatcctctgcagctcctccaggctgctatcatgaagtttccttgtgcaactacggtgcttcacccttctgttaggttcttccacagctctcttggctgctacaccacctctacagaagcacgtgacactcctcttcactgctgcttctcctcacagctcgaggtcctctgctccactacctttggagtctcatcaattacttcatctgctggcttcgaagttctcagcaacttcttccccaaagacaaacctgcaacccatcgacgttccaataaaatgt
Encoded proteins:
- the LOC138362750 gene encoding uncharacterized protein: MDKVQAFVESGKPEDLEGCTRDQLKQIAEKCGIRLKASKVAGMKDEILRQLRARSEAAEQGAQKGAESGKEDDGQDEVRSQGSSRSSKSSRSSRSSRNRSLERFQLELQMQREDKERQFQLEKMKLELQMKNEAEKEKEKTRLEVEKEKTRLEVEKEKTRLEVEKEKAQVEKEKAQVEKEKERTKQMQIEANRTLAEQRIEHGLPESTTQVSHPPDVRVREKDIPLFVPEEAESFFEHFEKVASIKEWPQEEWAQLVQLRLTGAAREAYTQLSLEECQDYATVKSSILRSFQLTPEAYRKRFREMIKVGACTFAETARDLERRFQKWIEAAGVGSYADLKQLMVMEKFLEMMHPETKFKIQEAGIKEVKDAADRADMITEAYKSLRENRVRSEARRSNGRSNGVWGGRNYERPRGVWGEKNFDKWADKSKYPKTQKSRSRTSSESEDGGAKQETNRYPGNQESSRTPQSASSVPGPRNSHVSGQSQSYSGTHRRDFSQMRCYNCNGLGHVMRDCRQGKRVVTLAMCDPQSKYTNVFEDKPQKANLVNERYRPFMSKGWISIRGQPEVEVGILRDTGANQSLITRSLIGNDRRLAGSGKMRVYGLLSESDMPVCTVQLRSEYVSAEVMLGVCPDIPIPGVQVILGNDLCGTKVLPRVIAETVPEECPEGHGTCGTPESVNLTDIRGDESGDRQAIEYPVSVVTKAELADEEDTGEGETVSIQPVEEIDVDIARLFDEGPAQANEVSVRSKVKMAQPKKNHVKRADLSRAQTAEIKGRKVNATVLSMNEGRCGHTEDGSRSSSGPRAQRHMDNGVKLWEMSGVDMFHRKREEKIVKKSNSRENERRRDSMCGEMLTSTLGEARRRVRSNAVGCSTVPEETFRERRRVEGEERELYRGERCGKRMMIQAWRDRRKPRTRWKSNRTMSRINEETKGRIVGKDDRGGTDSRCLTLDGKRRRRGNGGWRQ